One stretch of Diorhabda carinulata isolate Delta chromosome 5, icDioCari1.1, whole genome shotgun sequence DNA includes these proteins:
- the LOC130894156 gene encoding uncharacterized protein LOC130894156 gives MHGSAGLHSALAIKRQRRHREQAKKRAAERRLSLRTNSTDSIEHPPRRGSFHPPNDNTLATSIGMLHLGVCFVVLGLFLIGSGLLPDDLLTWRGGGWWNELVLTGIFVLVIGLFFIILNRIISKKEEDDLENYVSCQLTRSRSGHRLERDVETGCLSTKNHIRLLEKQREDKLRGLNDVVPTHNKVPPADGEIYLEKILEEEINDKDNETNRNFDHKETMSTTTTASLSPGTPSEIRELISNGRQYSFNSRQY, from the coding sequence ATGCACGGTTCAGCAGGTTTACATTCAGCTTTGGCAATCAAACGCCAAAGGCGACACCGTGAGCAAGCTAAAAAACGAGCTGCCGAAAGAAGATTATCTTTAAGAACCAATAGTACAGATAGTATCGAACACCCACCGCGAAGAGGAAGTTTCCATCCTCCAAATGATAATACTCTAGCTACTTCAATTGGTATGCTCCATCTTGGTGTGTGTTTTGTGGTACTGGGACTCTTTTTGATAGGATCCGGTCTACTTCCCGATGACCTATTAACTTGGAGAGGTGGCGGTTGGTGGAACGAATTAGTACTTACAGGAATATTTGTACTGGTAATAGGACTATTCTTTATTATCCTAAATAGAATCATTAGTAAGAAAGAGGAAGACGATTTAGAAAATTACGTATCGTGTCAACTCACCCGCTCCAGAAGTGGACACAGGCTTGAAAGAGACGTAGAAACCGGTTGTTTATCCACGAAGAACCATATACGACTTCTCGAAAAACAACGAGAGGATAAATTGAGAGGTTTGAACGACGTAGTTCCAACTCATAATAAAGTACCTCCGGCAGATGGAGAAATTTACCTTGAAAAAATTCTCGAAGAAGAAATTAATGATAAAGATAACGAAACTAATCGAAACTTTGATCATAAAGAAACTATGTCCACTACGACTACTGCCAGTTTAAGCCCTGGCACTCCTTCTGAAATCAGGGAATTGATTTCGAACGGTAGGCAGTATAGTTTTAATTCTAGACAGTACTAA